The Eubacteriaceae bacterium Marseille-Q4139 genome has a window encoding:
- a CDS encoding Sir2 silent information regulator family NAD-dependent deacetylase: MRREIADLKKQIQMADAVIVGAGSGFSSAAGFTYGGQRFKTWFSDFEQTYGFHDMYSGVFFPFGTLEEYWGYFSRLIYINRYVMPPVPVYQELLRMLQGKDYFVLTTNVDHCFQRAGFDKSRLFYTQGDYGLFQCSKPCHQKTYDNRDTMMKMLVAQGFLEKYGDDYQITDQSNWKQTIPGELVPRCPVCGRPMTMNLRGDDTFVQDEGWHRAADRYAKFLQSHSEGKVLFLEIGVGMNTPGIIKYPFWQMTYQWPDAVYACINFGQAAAPREIRHKSICINESIDRVLSELQGGAGGEKCG; the protein is encoded by the coding sequence ATGAGGCGTGAGATCGCAGACTTAAAAAAGCAAATCCAGATGGCAGACGCGGTGATCGTAGGGGCAGGTTCCGGTTTTTCTTCAGCGGCGGGATTTACCTATGGCGGCCAGCGGTTCAAAACCTGGTTTTCAGACTTTGAACAGACCTATGGCTTTCACGATATGTATTCCGGCGTGTTTTTCCCATTTGGAACATTGGAGGAATATTGGGGGTATTTCAGCCGCCTTATTTATATCAACCGTTACGTGATGCCTCCAGTCCCGGTTTACCAGGAACTGCTGCGTATGTTGCAGGGAAAGGATTACTTTGTCCTGACCACCAATGTAGACCACTGCTTTCAACGGGCTGGTTTTGATAAATCCAGGCTTTTCTACACACAGGGCGATTATGGACTTTTTCAGTGTTCCAAACCATGCCACCAAAAGACATACGACAATCGGGACACCATGATGAAAATGCTGGTGGCCCAGGGATTCCTGGAAAAGTACGGAGACGACTATCAGATCACGGATCAATCCAACTGGAAACAGACGATTCCTGGGGAGTTGGTTCCACGCTGTCCAGTCTGCGGCAGACCCATGACCATGAACCTCCGGGGTGATGATACCTTTGTGCAGGATGAAGGATGGCACAGAGCGGCGGACCGGTATGCGAAGTTTTTGCAATCCCATTCTGAAGGCAAAGTTTTATTTTTGGAAATCGGGGTGGGAATGAACACCCCCGGAATTATCAAATATCCATTTTGGCAGATGACCTATCAGTGGCCGGACGCCGTTTATGCCTGTATCAATTTCGGGCAGGCGGCCGCTCCCAGGGAAATCCGTCATAAATCAATCTGTATCAACGAGAGCATTGATCGGGTACTCTCTGAATTACAGGGAGGAGCTGGAGGTGAGAAGTGTGGATAA
- a CDS encoding flavin reductase codes for MARIHLGQRAGITPTPMLLIGTYNDDGTPNAMVATWGVTATWEVVELNLYKVRKTTGNIKTRKAFTVSCVTQDTLAQCDYLGTVSGKKCPDKVPRTGLTPVKSELVDAPYFEELPVTMECELLRIDPEEDDISLRILGTVKIVSIDQRVLKDNGKTLDFDKLHPVCWDNFSNDYFVIGERLGRWFTLGKPYNREGFHYEA; via the coding sequence ATGGCAAGAATCCATCTAGGACAGCGGGCAGGCATTACCCCTACCCCTATGCTTTTAATTGGAACGTATAACGATGATGGCACACCCAACGCGATGGTGGCGACCTGGGGCGTGACCGCAACCTGGGAAGTGGTGGAACTGAATCTTTACAAAGTGAGAAAAACCACCGGCAATATCAAAACACGAAAGGCGTTCACCGTGTCCTGCGTGACACAGGACACATTGGCGCAATGCGATTATCTGGGTACGGTTTCCGGGAAGAAATGCCCGGATAAGGTTCCGCGCACAGGGCTTACCCCGGTGAAAAGTGAACTTGTGGACGCACCGTATTTTGAAGAACTGCCTGTCACGATGGAATGTGAGCTTTTGCGGATCGACCCGGAGGAGGACGATATCTCTCTGCGAATCCTGGGAACCGTCAAAATTGTTTCCATTGACCAGCGCGTTTTGAAGGACAACGGAAAAACCCTTGATTTTGATAAGCTCCATCCCGTCTGCTGGGACAATTTCAGCAATGATTATTTTGTCATTGGCGAGCGGCTTGGCCGTTGGTTTACCCTTGGAAAGCCGTATAATCGAGAGGGATTCCATTATGAGGCGTGA
- a CDS encoding flavin reductase family protein yields the protein MKEINIGQATAITSPDPLMLVCTKKEDGSLNMAPVSFFMYASFNPPMLAFAMRPTANSSVNIMRTGKAVLAAPGTSIKDAVMAYGSANGGDKNKLEEHPIALQAMDGSDISFPEDCRIAFAVTLEQTVTAGDHNLYLCKIDKMLADDSKEALFAWDGYAKVAPAQEK from the coding sequence ATGAAAGAAATCAATATCGGACAGGCGACAGCAATTACCTCTCCCGACCCGCTCATGCTGGTCTGCACAAAGAAGGAAGACGGCTCTTTGAACATGGCTCCTGTGTCCTTCTTCATGTATGCGTCCTTCAATCCGCCCATGCTGGCCTTTGCTATGCGTCCCACTGCCAACAGCAGCGTCAATATTATGCGTACCGGCAAGGCTGTTCTGGCAGCTCCCGGCACCAGCATCAAAGACGCGGTGATGGCTTATGGCTCCGCTAACGGCGGCGACAAAAACAAGCTGGAAGAACATCCGATTGCCCTTCAGGCGATGGACGGAAGCGACATTTCCTTCCCGGAGGATTGCCGGATTGCGTTTGCTGTCACGTTAGAGCAGACGGTGACGGCTGGCGACCACAACCTGTATCTCTGCAAGATTGACAAAATGCTTGCGGACGATAGCAAAGAGGCCCTGTTTGCATGGGACGGTTATGCAAAGGTAGCTCCCGCGCAGGAAAAGTAA
- a CDS encoding helix-turn-helix transcriptional regulator — protein sequence MENEMTYQEYAEKVKQGILTDAGNCPVTPLLLMLQGKWKFQIIYELCIKDPIRFGELKKAIDGITNTMLTTSLRELEKDGLVSRIQFNEIPPHVEYSLTEKGKALLPIFYEITKWGFKYIP from the coding sequence ATGGAAAACGAGATGACTTATCAAGAATATGCGGAAAAGGTGAAACAGGGAATTTTAACCGACGCAGGAAACTGCCCTGTAACGCCTCTTTTGCTGATGTTACAGGGAAAATGGAAATTCCAGATCATTTATGAGCTGTGTATCAAAGACCCCATTCGTTTTGGAGAATTAAAAAAAGCGATTGATGGAATTACGAACACCATGCTCACAACTTCTCTGCGGGAGTTAGAAAAAGATGGTTTGGTTTCCCGTATCCAGTTCAATGAGATACCGCCTCATGTGGAGTATTCGCTGACAGAAAAGGGGAAGGCGCTTCTCCCGATTTTTTATGAAATAACGAAGTGGGGATTTAAGTACATTCCGTGA
- a CDS encoding IS3 family transposase: MRGNRKEAGLSLIRHEHIYQAVKEEQKEHDYPIQELCKIGGVSRAAYYKWLNHEMSENEQENRKIAELIEKIHIESPDKGYRRIRDELERYHDIDVNDKRVLRICRKLGIKSTIKYANDSCTRQAANPQYIAENILNREFTAEAPNEKWLTDVTEFHYYIGNEKHKVYLSAILDLYDRRIVSYRIGDSNSNALVFDTFDDAVKDNPDAHPMFHSDRGFQYTNRAFHAKLEAAGMMQSMSRVAKCIDNGPMEGFWGILKRERYYGKRFMDRESLVVMIEKYINYYNNRRLQRKLGIVTPMEKHEKYLQAA, translated from the coding sequence ATTAGAGGAAATCGAAAGGAGGCGGGGCTGAGCCTGATCCGCCACGAGCATATCTATCAGGCTGTCAAAGAAGAACAGAAAGAACACGATTATCCGATACAGGAGCTTTGTAAGATTGGCGGTGTTTCAAGGGCGGCTTATTACAAATGGCTGAACCATGAAATGTCAGAGAATGAACAGGAAAACCGAAAAATTGCGGAACTGATAGAAAAAATCCACATAGAATCACCTGATAAGGGTTATCGCAGAATCCGTGATGAGTTGGAGCGTTACCATGACATTGATGTAAATGATAAACGTGTTTTGCGCATCTGCCGGAAACTTGGTATCAAATCCACCATTAAATATGCAAACGATAGCTGTACAAGACAGGCTGCAAATCCACAGTACATAGCCGAAAATATCCTGAATCGTGAATTTACGGCAGAAGCTCCGAATGAAAAGTGGTTGACCGATGTAACGGAATTTCATTACTATATCGGAAATGAAAAGCACAAGGTATATTTAAGTGCAATTCTTGACCTGTATGACCGAAGAATCGTATCCTACCGTATTGGAGACAGTAATAGTAATGCATTAGTGTTTGATACCTTTGATGATGCAGTCAAAGATAATCCTGATGCACATCCAATGTTTCACAGTGACAGAGGCTTTCAATACACCAATAGAGCCTTTCATGCAAAACTTGAAGCAGCAGGGATGATGCAGAGCATGTCCAGAGTAGCAAAGTGTATCGATAATGGACCAATGGAAGGATTCTGGGGAATTCTAAAACGGGAGCGTTATTATGGTAAACGATTTATGGACAGAGAATCACTGGTGGTCATGATAGAGAAATATATCAATTACTATAACAACAGACGTTTGCAGAGGAAGCTTGGTATAGTAACACCAATGGAGAAACACGAAAAATATTTACAGGCAGCGTAA
- a CDS encoding transposase, with protein sequence MRKYSAEDKLRMVKLILEAKHSITSVSTGEGIHPTTLEEWIRNYQSMGSETFYNKGWTKRTSAEKEIAVQEYLSGLGSLRDICKKYKISSTRTLRQWIALYNGHKELKASRTGGCSLMTKGRKTTFEERVEIASYCISHGHNYAETSENFKVSYQQARNYTIKYETGGVPALQDNRGKRKSEDSLTEVEKLQAELKLEKAKRQRAEMELSFLKKLEEIERRRG encoded by the coding sequence ATGCGTAAATATTCTGCTGAAGATAAATTACGAATGGTAAAGCTTATTTTGGAAGCTAAACATAGTATTACATCTGTATCAACAGGCGAAGGAATTCATCCTACTACTTTAGAAGAATGGATTCGTAATTATCAGTCTATGGGTTCAGAAACCTTTTACAACAAAGGATGGACCAAAAGAACTTCTGCCGAGAAAGAGATTGCCGTACAAGAGTATCTTTCTGGTCTTGGTTCACTACGTGATATTTGTAAAAAATATAAAATTTCCAGTACTCGTACACTCAGGCAATGGATTGCGCTGTATAATGGTCATAAGGAACTGAAGGCTTCCAGAACAGGAGGATGTAGTCTTATGACCAAAGGAAGAAAAACAACGTTTGAAGAAAGAGTGGAAATTGCATCCTACTGCATTTCCCATGGCCATAACTATGCTGAAACATCAGAAAACTTTAAGGTGTCCTATCAGCAGGCACGAAATTACACTATCAAATACGAAACAGGCGGAGTTCCTGCATTACAGGATAACCGCGGCAAAAGAAAATCGGAAGATTCTCTTACAGAGGTGGAAAAGCTTCAAGCGGAGTTGAAACTGGAAAAAGCCAAACGGCAACGTGCAGAAATGGAGTTATCATTCTTAAAAAAATTAGAGGAAATCGAAAGGAGGCGGGGCTGA